From a region of the Helianthus annuus cultivar XRQ/B chromosome 5, HanXRQr2.0-SUNRISE, whole genome shotgun sequence genome:
- the LOC110943660 gene encoding putative F-box protein At3g24700, producing MAELPIETIFEILTRVPAKVVGRSRSVCKEWYALLSTRDFIRVHCSRSLVSSNQRVLLIDDLTCSIHPIIFQSYDYGPRSIVTLPFDHQNNDVSILSHLNGLLCVCLNHTNELLLWNPTTTAFKRLSTPDSLGIYINNLDAVGLYADDADDYKVLHIKRRCGVYESYVYSRELNFWRNIPFLTRQEYLSPNFYWSPGTFCGGTLYFTLCECWVGGTNVVICFDINSEQFKEISFPPVPSTGFIQGVLVNVKNELHMFATTGWFEITIDLWTLKEDYWIKVLSCPPIPPISLSLWGDITHYVTNGNWFVMTKLGKLFTIEMDTKPFEILYPVTWFRGYKGAVFVETVVSPSI from the coding sequence ATGGCTGAGCTTCCTATTGAAACAATATTTGAGATATTAACGAGGGTGCCAGCGAAGGTCGTAGGACGTTCTAGGAGTGTTTGTAAGGAATGGTATGCGTTGCTGTCAACTCGAGATTTCATAAGGGTACATTGTTCTCGCTCATTAGTTTCATCTAACCAGAGAGTTCTCTTAATTGACGACCTAACATGCTCTATTCATCCGATCATCTTTCAATCCTATGATTATGGGCCAAGGTCAATAGTTACATTACCATTCGACCACCAAAATAATGATGTGTCAATACTTTCACATTTGAATGGATTATTGTGTGTTTGCTTGAATCATACAAACGAGTTGcttctttggaatccaacaacTACTGCTTTCAAGCGTTTGTCAACACCTGATTCTCTTGGAATCTATATAAATAATCTTGATGCCGTTGGTTTGTATGCTGATGATGCCGATGATTACAAGGTCTTACATATCAAGCGTAGGTGTGGTGTATATGAAAGCTATGTTTATTCTAGGGAATTAAACTTTTGGAGAAATATTCCTTTCTTAACAAGACAAGAGTACCTTAGCCCCAATTTCTATTGGTCACCAGGCACATTTTGTGGTGGTACTCTGTATTTCACTCTTTGCGAATGTTGGGTTGGAGGTACAAATGTGGTGATTTGTTTTGATATTAATTCAGAGCAGTTCAAGGAGATAAGCTTTCCACCTGTTCCATCTACGGGATTTATTCAAGGTGTTTTAGTGAATGTAAAAAATGAGCTTCACATGTTTGCTACGACTGGCTGGTTTGAGATAACAATTGACCTGTGGACGCTAAAAGAGGATTACTGGATTAAGGTCTTATCGTGTCCTCCGATCCCCCCAATATCATTGTCATTGTGGGGCGATATAACACATTACGTGACGAACGGTAATTGGTTTGTGATGACTAAATTAGGGAAGCTTTTTACTATTGAAATGGATACGAAGCCCTTCGAAATTCTTTATCCAGTTACTTGGTTTCGTGGTTATAAGGGTGCGGTGTTTGTGGAGACCGTTGTTTCACCAAGTATTTAG
- the LOC110943659 gene encoding uncharacterized protein LOC110943659 has translation MREYYCYKFQIRSTENVLLFGGRLLQQFVVDVYIKIETSRLEFCERNQAKIRADLYQGLVDCVNAGEVHANRVGKRIVLPASFIGGPRDMRRRFLDAMTLVQDDGKPDIFLTMTCNPKWPEICDNLHVGQTAQDRPDLVSRVFRGKLEDLKEQLFKKHILGEVKSYVYVIEFQKRGLPHTHFLLIMYPQHKINNADHYDKVVCAEIPNKQRQPKLHEMVVKHMIHGPCGNLRLSSPCMQGDPKICRFHYPRQFNEQTTQGEDAYPLYRRRDTGIEVDVRGKTLDNRWVVPYNPRLLMMFNCHINVEVCSSIKSVKYLFKYVYKGHDKQVIQVDQSEPGVVVNEIKSFQDARYISPPEAMWHIFSFSLSQISPSVLALQLHLPNNQMVRFRDDDLMSNIVDRERDKRTMLTAFFERNRIDETTRVYLYKDFPKHFTWNGSTRRWNPRGGKKQRGRIVSANPAEGERYYLRLLLSNVRGPTSFEHLCTVNGQRCETFRKAALELGLIEDDEYLSQCLEKASTFQFPNALRRLFVTIMIFCQPGDIRKLWNDHFESLSEDHRLHCQSIERVQNMVLTEISVLLQSMGKNINEFDLPKITDDVNLQDAGYRELQEEYGIVLEPEHLSAKDSLNPDQKNVFDEIMMHVDNDLLGVFFIDGPGGTGKTFLYIALLAEIRSRGLIALATASSGAAANNMPGGRTAHSRFQIPLNLENNSMCNIKKQSGAAKLIRSAKVIIWDEASMAKRQAIDAVDRTFQDIIGVSLPFGGKIMVMGGDFRQVLLVIKRGTRAQIVVSSVRMSPLWSLTKKMRLTINMRALKDPWFSKFLLRVGDGTEEPIEGNYIRIPDDMTIQCNDRENAIKELIHAIFPSIEDNVYSSDYIISRAILSTKNESVDEINNQMIEIFQGEEKVYYSFDEAEDDQRNFYPVEFLNSLNVSGLAPHKLGLKIGCPIILLRNIDPSHGLCNGTRLICKGFMRNVIDAEIAVGQPAGKKSFFAKNPSNPL, from the coding sequence ATGCGAGAGTACTACTGTTACAAGTTCCAGATTCGATCTACCGAAAACGTGCTTCTGTTCGGTGGTAGACTGCTACAACAGTTTGTGGTAGATGTTTACATAAAAATTGAGACATCACGCTTAGAATTTTGTGAGAGAAACCAGGCTAAGATACGTGCCGATTTGTACCAAGGTCTTGTGGATTGCGTCAATGCTGGTGAGGTTCATGCAAACAGAGTCGGGAAAAGAATTGTGTTGCCTGCATCTTTCATCGGAGGGCCTCGCGACATGCGACGTCGGTTTCTAGATGCGATGACTTTAGTTCAAGACGACGGCAAGCCTGATATATTCCTTACAATGACGTGTAATCCTAAGTGGCCTGAGATATGTGATAATTTACATGTTGGTCAAACTGCACAAGATCGTCCAGACCTTGTTTCAAGAGTGTTCCGGGGTAAATTAGAAGATCTTAAGGAACAACTCTTCAAGAAACATATCCTTGGGGAAGTTAAGTCATACGTTTATGTCATTGAATTTCAAAAGCGTGGTTTGCCGCACACACATTTTCTCCTTATCATGTACCCGCAACACAAGATCAATAACGCCGACCATTATGATAAGGTTGTGTGTGCTGAAATTCCTAACAAACAAAGACAACCCAAATTGCATGAGATGGTTGTCAAGCACATGATTCACGGTCCTTGCGGCAATTTACGATTAAGCAGTCCTTGTATGCAGGGTGATCCTAAAATTTGTCGTTTTCATTATCCTAGACAATTTAATGAACAGACAACACAAGGAGAAGATGCGTATCCGTTGTATCGAAGGAGAGACACCGGGATAGAAGTGGATGTACGAGGAAAAACACTTGATAATAGATGGGTGGTCCCATATAACCCAAGGCTTTTGATGATGTTTAACTGCCACATCAATGTTGAAGTTTGCTCAAGTATAAAATCTGTGAAATATCTTTTTAAATATGTTTATAAAGGACATGACAAACAGGTTATTCAAGTTGATCAAAGTGAGCCAGGGGTTGTTGTTAATGAGATAAAGAGCTTTCAAGATGCACGCTACATATCGCCCCCAGAGGCTATGTGGCACATTTTTTCCTTCTCTCTTTCTCAAATCTCTCCTTCTGTTTTAGCCTTACAGCTTCATCTCCCAAATAATCAGATGGTTAGATTTAGAGATGATGACTTAATGTCTAATATTGTTGATAGGGAAAGGGATAAGAGAACCATGCTAACAGCATTTTTTGAGAGAAATAGAATCGATGAAACAACAAGGGTATATttgtataaagattttccaaaacACTTTACGTGGAATGGAAGCACACGCCGTTGGAATCCTCGTGGCGGTAAAAAACAAAGAGGTCGTATCGTTTCCGCTAATCCAGCCGAAGGAGAAAGGTACTACTTACGCCTACTTTTGTCAAATGTCAGAGGGCCTACTTCTTTTGAACATCTTTGCACAGTTAATGGTCAACGGTGTGAGACATTTCGAAAAGCAGCTCTTGAGTTAGGCTTAATAGAAGACGATGAATATCTATCACAATGTCTCGAAAAAGCCTCTACGTTTCAGTTTCCCAATGCTCTTCGAAGGTTATTTGTGACCATAATGATTTTTTGCCAACCTGGAGATATTCGAAAGTTATGGAATGACCATTTTGAATCACTGTCTGAAGATCATCGGTTACACTGTCAAAGTATAGAACGAGTTCAAAATATGGTTCTTACTGAAATTAGTGTCTTGCTACAATCCATGGGTAAAAATATCAATGAATTCGACCTTCCTAAGATAACAGACGATGTTAACTTACAAGATGCAGGTTATCGTGAGTTACAAGAAGAGTATGGAATTGTTTTGGAACCTGAACACTTGAGTGCCAAAGATTCACTTAATCCGGACCAAAAAAACGTGTTTGATGAGATCATGATGCATGTTGATAATGATCTTCTAGGCGTGTTCTTTATTGATGGCCCAGGTGGAACTGGAAAAACATTTTTGTACATTGCCTTGCTTGCTGAAATTCGGTCACGTGGTCTTATTGCTCTCGCAACAGCTTCATCAGGTGCAGCGGCTAATAATATGCCAGGAGGTAGAACGGCTCACTCAAGATTCCAGATTCCTCTTAATCTTGAAAATAATTCAATGTGCAATATCAAAAAACAGAGTGGGGCCGCAAAACTGATTCGGTCTGCCAAAGTAATCATATGGGATGAAGCGTCGATGGCTAAACGACAGGCGATAGATGCAGTCGATCGTACATTCCAAGACATTATAGGCGTTAGTCTCCCATTTGGTGGGAAGATAATGGTTATGGGAGGTGACTTCAGACAGGTGTTGCTGGTTATTAAACGTGGCACTCGAGCACAGATTGTAGTCTCCAGCGTACGAATGTCACCTCTTTGGTCTTTGACTAAGAAGATGCGGTTGACCATAAATATGAGAGCGCTGAAAGATCCATGGTTTTCTAAATTTCTTTTAAGAGTCGGCGATGGAACTGAAGAACCAATCGAAGGAAACTATATTCGCATACCTGATGACATGACAATTCAGTGCAACGACAGAGAAAACGCTATAAAAGAATTGATCCATGCCATCTTTCCATCAATTGAAGATAATGTATATTCTTCAGATTATATAATCTCTAGAGCAATATTGTCCACTAAAAATGAGAGTGTTGACGAGATTAATAATCAAATGATTGaaatttttcaaggggaggaaaAAGTTTATTACAGTTTTGATGAAGCTGAAGACGATCAGCGTAACTTCTATCCGGTCGAGTTCTTAAACTCGCTAAATGTTAGTGGTTTGGCGCCTCATAAGCTTGGTTTAAAAATTGGATGCCCAATAATATTGTTACGTAATATCGATCCATCACATGGCCTGTGTAATGGCACGCGGTTGATATGTAAGGGTTTCATGCGAAATGTTATTGATGCGGAAATTGCAGTTGGTCAACCTGCcggaaaaaaaagtttttttgcCAAGAATCCCTCTAACCCTTTATGA
- the LOC110943661 gene encoding classical arabinogalactan protein 9-like, with protein MGGGYPIPVEPQGPSSHGRSNPSPVTTPPSVTNPPPVTNPPPVTNPTPVTIPQDHDPNTWTDEELIWAYDYTFAQLQFGALHIGEGHYRPLANTPTVPNHPPSSNPPQVENPHQTQGVPNWAEGYETDPGAEYEPPLDEEMNWEP; from the coding sequence ATGGGTGGTGGTTATCCAATTCCAGTTGAACCACAAGGGCCTTCAAGTCATGGACGATCAAACCCTTCTCCAGTGACAACCCCACCTTCCGTAACAAACCCACCCCCCGTCACAAACCCACCTCCCGTCACAAACCCAACTCCTGTCACAATTCCTCAAGATCATGATCCAAATACTTGGACGGATGAAGAGTTGATTTGGGCGTATGACTATACCTTTGCTCAACTACAATTTGGGGCACTACATATTGGGGAGGGGCATTATCGTCCATTGGCAAACACTCCTACAGTGCCAAACCATCCACCATCTTCAAACCCCCCTCAAGTGGAAAACCCCCATCAAACACAAGGAGTACCGAATTGGGCTGAAGGGTACGAAACCGATCCTGGAGCGGAATACGAACCACCCTTGGATGAAGAAATGAATTGGGAACCTTAA